Proteins encoded together in one Janthinobacterium tructae window:
- a CDS encoding M13 family metallopeptidase, which yields MNRYLLSALTLSLLAGVSGMAGAADSAKKAAAAPATAVAAAALTSGIAVEYVDPAVRAQDDLFQHLNGKWLAETVIPADKSSWGSFAKLADDTQTQLRGIVEGASADKARAAGSNAQKIGDFYNSFMDEAKLESLGLTPLNAELAKIAALQDKAELPAVIAHFSKLGVTSPYDFGIHQDAKDSTKYVADIVQSGLGLPDRDYYLEAGKADTRAKYLAHVEKMLSLAGDANAAANAKAIVALETDLAKAQWSNVQNRDPVKTYNKVELAKLAAMAPGYDWARYLKDTGIAGKVNYVIVSQPSYLKGFAEIANKTPLETWKAYFQWHLLHANAGYLPKAYVDENFAFYGTTLTGVTEMRPRWKRGVGAVEGALGEAVGQLYVEQYFPAERKVRMEALVKNLMTAYKQSIDKLDWMSPVTKKQAQIKLAKFTTKIGYPNKWRDYSGLTVAPDDLVGNIQRSHLLNYNRELNKLGQPIDRDEWGMTPQTVNAYYNPELNEIVFPAAILQAPFFDAKADDAVNYGAIGGVIGHEISHGFDDQGAQYDGDGNLRDWWTKADHKNFAKKTKQLVAQYNSFSPVPGHFVNGELTLGENIADNSGVAIAYKAYKLSLNGKQAPVIDGFTGEQRFYAGFAQVWRMKMREAQQLVLLKTDPHSPGQFRANGTMRNQPGFYQAFDVKPGDKMYLPPKDRVIMW from the coding sequence GTGAATCGTTATTTGTTAAGTGCATTGACCCTGAGTTTGCTGGCCGGCGTGTCCGGCATGGCTGGCGCCGCTGATTCTGCCAAGAAAGCCGCTGCTGCTCCCGCCACGGCCGTCGCCGCTGCCGCGCTGACGTCCGGCATCGCCGTCGAATACGTCGACCCTGCCGTGCGCGCGCAGGACGACCTGTTCCAGCACCTGAATGGCAAATGGCTGGCGGAAACCGTGATTCCTGCCGACAAGTCGAGCTGGGGCAGCTTTGCCAAGCTGGCCGACGATACGCAAACGCAGCTGCGTGGCATCGTCGAAGGCGCCAGCGCCGACAAGGCCCGCGCGGCCGGCTCGAACGCCCAGAAAATCGGTGATTTTTATAACAGCTTCATGGATGAAGCCAAGCTGGAAAGCCTGGGCCTGACGCCCTTGAACGCGGAGCTGGCGAAGATTGCCGCACTGCAGGACAAGGCGGAATTGCCGGCCGTGATCGCCCACTTCAGCAAGCTGGGCGTGACCTCGCCGTACGATTTCGGTATCCATCAGGACGCCAAGGATTCCACCAAATACGTGGCCGACATCGTGCAAAGCGGCCTGGGCTTGCCTGACCGCGATTACTACCTGGAAGCAGGCAAGGCCGATACGCGCGCCAAATACCTGGCCCACGTGGAAAAAATGCTCAGCCTGGCCGGCGATGCGAATGCTGCCGCGAATGCGAAAGCCATTGTGGCGCTGGAAACGGATCTGGCCAAGGCGCAATGGAGCAATGTGCAGAACCGCGACCCCGTCAAGACCTACAACAAGGTCGAGCTGGCGAAGCTGGCCGCCATGGCGCCAGGCTATGACTGGGCCCGCTACCTGAAGGACACGGGCATCGCCGGCAAGGTCAACTACGTGATCGTCAGCCAGCCCAGCTACTTGAAAGGCTTTGCCGAGATCGCCAACAAGACGCCGCTGGAGACATGGAAAGCGTACTTCCAGTGGCACTTGCTGCACGCCAACGCCGGTTACCTGCCGAAAGCGTATGTCGATGAAAACTTTGCCTTCTATGGCACCACCCTGACGGGCGTGACGGAAATGCGTCCGCGCTGGAAGCGTGGCGTGGGCGCCGTCGAAGGCGCGCTGGGCGAAGCCGTGGGCCAGTTGTACGTTGAGCAATATTTCCCGGCCGAGCGCAAGGTGCGCATGGAAGCGCTGGTGAAAAACCTGATGACGGCCTACAAGCAAAGCATCGACAAGCTCGACTGGATGAGCCCTGTCACCAAGAAACAGGCGCAGATCAAGCTGGCCAAGTTCACCACCAAGATCGGCTACCCGAACAAATGGCGCGATTACTCGGGCCTGACGGTGGCGCCGGACGACCTGGTTGGCAACATCCAGCGTTCGCACTTGCTCAACTACAACCGCGAATTGAACAAGCTGGGCCAGCCTATCGACCGCGACGAGTGGGGCATGACGCCACAGACCGTAAACGCCTATTACAACCCGGAACTGAACGAAATCGTCTTCCCGGCCGCCATCCTGCAAGCGCCGTTCTTCGACGCCAAGGCGGACGACGCCGTTAACTATGGCGCCATCGGCGGCGTGATCGGCCATGAAATCAGCCACGGTTTCGATGACCAGGGCGCCCAGTACGACGGCGACGGCAACCTGCGCGACTGGTGGACCAAGGCCGACCATAAAAACTTCGCCAAGAAAACCAAGCAGCTGGTGGCGCAGTACAACAGCTTCAGCCCCGTCCCTGGCCATTTCGTCAACGGCGAACTGACCCTGGGCGAGAACATCGCCGACAATTCCGGCGTGGCGATCGCCTATAAAGCGTACAAATTGTCGCTGAATGGCAAGCAAGCCCCCGTCATCGACGGTTTCACGGGCGAGCAGCGTTTCTATGCGGGCTTTGCCCAGGTCTGGCGCATGAAGATGCGTGAAGCGCAGCAACTGGTCTTGCTGAAAACGGACCCGCACTCGCCAGGCCAGTTCCGCGCCAACGGCACCATGCGCAACCAGCCCGGCTTCTACCAGGCCTTCGACGTGAAACCGGGCGACAAGATGTATTTGCCACCGAAAGACCGCGTCATCATGTGGTAA